AGCAATTTTCAgcctttttttatcttatggTACACATAAACTACAGTAACTACAAGAAGTATTTGTATCCCACTGCACTTATctattatgatttatatacTAGTTAATTAGATCcaactaaaataaattgcatatcGTTCAAGAGTAAATACTTTcatatgattaaaaaaatttgatactaccataatgaaatgtagaatttAATAAGAGATCGCTTCATTGAAAAATGAggatatgtacaaatattttttgtagccgctgtaattattaaaattctacgacacgcctgaaaatatattatatttggttCAAGACGGAACACTGACACCGGGGTGCtagtttctttttcccttttctttatttctttttttgctgctgtattttttatttgacaatCTAGGGGAAAAGAAATCAGTAACCAAATAACTAGGTATTACGtgcttttaaaaattctcgCGGCGCACCTGTGGACCTCTCGCGGCACACTGGATGAAAATCGCTGCTCTACACGGTTGCATTCCTTCTTTGGCCGTCACGTCGTGCTGCATGTGAAGTAACGAAGTTTCCGTGTGTAGTGTGTATATACGCGGGTGGCGAGGGACGAGCATAAGGTAAACATAAAAACGCCGAAGTGGAACGGTAAGTAAATCCAGCGAACAGCGAGAAAGGAAAGGCTTCCCTCTTGGGAAACAACTTCGAGGCGGGACTAAAAAACGCGTTTCAACGTGCCTTTCGAGCTACGAGCCGCTGCATCGTCGTTAGAAAGTAAACGAGGCGCCGTTTATTATAAGAATGTGTGTCTTCATCTTCCTGAATCGATCCTTGAAtcgaaacgttcgatcgatcgatagttAACCCTAAAATGACAGTGTGAGCGACctcatgaaattttaaacatgTTACGGAAGTATAAACGaactttagaatatttaatttttgtttacatttcccaatttatgcatttataaatttataaaacagtagaaagaaagaattcttttagtataattttatgtgaagTTACTAGACAACTCATAGtatctctatttatttattagaaaaataaagcagaaaattatgtatatcaatgattttattttactcaaacttataaaattgactaatatttagatttattaattaaatcccTCGAGAAAAATGCAATAATCGCCGTTCTCGATCAAATCAACGATCGACATATCGAAAGTATCATCGAGAAACATCTGATATCGACTATTGAATCGATATTCTTTATCGAAATCTtactttttatgatatatattttaattgttaatgaattgtattagaataaaatacaaattatagtAACTTTGCACTATATATGGTTATAACCATAacgttcaaaatttatttttttgtatcgCAGAAAGTAACAGTCAATCTGTTAAATCATCATAGTTGATGAATTCCTTACGCCACTCTAACCGGcagtataatgtaaaaaaaatacaatgataGCGGTAACTTGCCCATAAAGTATTAGTACCAGCTACGATTGAATAAACCAAACAAAAGAATGCATTTTTAGTATTCCAAGCAGTGCAGTGTAATGTTTCAGAAAGGAAAGATGTGTTAACaataagatttaataaattatataaatttttatagcgTCTATACAATTCTGTAATACTTATAGctattcgtaattttttaattttcaaagttgGCAATAAAGATGCAATATCggcgataaatatatatactttttaaataaaatttataatcacAATTTCTTACTTcctatttatatgtaataataaaattacattaagaAACTGAATTTTAGACACAAATCAGAAATGACTCACACATGGTCCCGTCCATAGTATGCCATTCGAGGGTTAATATTTGACACTGGGGCACTGTTTCACAGTTTATCCACCTCGAACATGAGGTTCCATTAATGGCCCGTCTCGTTTAACTCTACTTTTCTTTACTCGACGCCTTTGTACGCACGTTATTACACTCGACTTTCTCATTGACAATCGTGTCTGAACCATGTACACGTGCTTCGTTAGAAGCTGTACAATGTACAAGCAGTGCTTTGCTCACCGACCGtgtacgaaaagaaaaataaccgGAAAGACGAAGATAAAAACAGTccagaaaaatgtttcattcctAACGAAACGTTGAAACCGGGGATCGGCCCTTTCCTATCGTCGTGGACGCCACACCGCCACAAAACCGCAAATGACTAAActcaaagaagaagaaaaaaagaaaaacgtgcACTCACCATTCCTGGATACATCCAACTCCACGAGATTTTCGAAGTTCTGGATATCTGGTGGTAAGCGGTGAATTTCATTGTCACTCAAGCCTAGCTTTCGTAGCTTCTGCAGCCGAAAAAAATTCTGGAACGAGAAAAGACACGATAATAAGCATatttgataagaaaataaCAACAATGACAATAAAAGCTACCCTTTACGCCATAAGTAGTGCTTTAGACAGCACCCAACCCAGTAAATTAACTCAAAGAATTGTATTCCGGTtgctaatataataaaataaaaaaagtatcaGCTATGCCGTACACATTCTTCGCCGTTACATTACAGCCGATGGTATGATACGTCATGGGTACAATAGcaagaggaaaagagatacaacgagaaaaagatagaGTGAGAGAAGTAAGAGAGGGGAGAAACgcatagaaagaaaaagagatacgGGTTATAAGACAGAAAAGTTGGCATGTAGCGGTATTTGTCTACCTTAGGTAGATCACGAATGTGATTCGCGTCCAGCAGGAGCTCTTCCAAGCTTCtcgaatatcgtaaaatatcatCAGGGACGCACGGCAGAGAGCAATGACGCTTGTCAATGTATTCCACCTGCCTGTTACACCCTTTAAAAATCGGTATGCAGCGGAACATggtattcctttttttcactATTAATCACGTTAAAAGAACACCGAACATAATTGTCCCACGTTGATTCACGGCGGCACACGATGCTATTTGCACATTATTCGTCGAACGGGGATTAGATTAAAAGAAACTAGAAGGAAAACGAGCGGCACCGACACACACTTTCACGCCCTACTCGGCTTTAAACGCGCTCTCGGCTTGTGCCTCGAAGTCTGACGTCATCACGTCTCCAAACCACTGATCACGTTGCTCTAAAGCGACACACAACAATGAGCGAATACGACGCTTTGAGAAGACAGTTCCCCCACTATACCCTGTTCGCCATAAACTTACTGCACATATAGATGGGGAATCTTAAATAGGATGTTCAGTTATAACTATATGCTTTGATCACGGAATCCAGTAAGAGAGGTAAATAAAACGCAATTGAAATCTAGGGAAAATTGTTGAGGATTCGTGATTCTAATTttgatagaattattaaatagaaagctccttttttgtatattaactCTTTAAGTAATAAGACTGAATGTATATAAAACtagattaaacaattatttctgttactgtttaattaaatgtgtcaagtttaaaaaatcaatttaaattataattcaccAGTAATTAATGGCTAGTAGAACAGTGGAGAATCACGTGACCAGATATATTTATCTCTCTTAACTTGACTTAAACGGAGTAtagatatgaaatatgtacttataaTCGAGAAAGTACTTCAACTAAGTTTTAATTATGATACCTAGACgttaaactaaaaatattgtatgttggaaattacgaaatatcttttattctaaTAGGGACTAGTTGTTATGAAAAATGTCGTTATGCGGCCTTTACAAGTTATGTTTAACTTGGATAATACAAtctgatataatataatgcattttatttatgcTGCTAATTAATTTTGCAGTCTAAAATACATTTCGATAAGTATTcggcaaaatataatttattaaaagtgaTTAAGCTGAAATCATTACTGAAACCGATGAATtctgatatttatttgtataagactaatcttttaaaaataatcgaaatcgTGTTCTcttgaaagaataattataccactaatattatttaataattctatatatgtcaatttcttaatatttacaaatattttgatttttaccAATAGATGACACGGTTTCTTTTTTACCGACTAccttttcatttcaatttttgtggCACAATCGCAAGAGTGCATTGTCAAGTAAGAAGGGATAAAAAGTCGCACTTCAAACTTgtttatgttaaaattatttttaattacaaatttcataacaaaataaaatgtaaatgcacATAAATAATTCGCAAATCTTATATGAAATGTATGAAAAACTTAATTCTTTCTACAACTAACTCACTTTGCATAGTCCTTCATGTGacatatgttatttattaataataagtagGACACATATGTATAGACTGGTATAGCTAAGAACTTATTTGCATTACATATTCGGTGAGTTGCCATTTTTTACACTTGATCttacaaattatacatattactaTTGCTTCaactatataataaacagatccataaaaagttattatttttaataaaattattatattatctcacattttttttattacagtgTCAGatctatattttcaaacatattcATTCCAATATGATTATTGCATTAATATCAGAATATTTGGAAACACATCAAGGTAGAGATAAATTTTTGAGAACATTGTCTTATATGGCAAAATTTGCTACGTTGGGCATATCCtcaaatgaaacagaaaagaaattaaaaatatttagcagTCAAATGAGTGAATGCAGAATGATTTTAAGATTATTAGATGACATACCAACCATTCATTATGCAATGACATATGGATGGGGAAAAGAggtatatatattaatgaaataaaatatacttacaatgtaaaagaaaataatttctgcaaattgtgtttcattttctatatattaatgtaatgTACAAATGTATACTATTCTTCTACAGgcatataaatttcatatgtCATCTAATAGGAGCCAGATCGGTTGATCAGATGTGTGGAACTAATGCAGATTTTGGTGGATATTATGTTTGGCCCAGTAGAACACACTTTTTGGGCTAGCAAacataaattgattaaatttgataCTGAAGCATGGAATAATGCTTCAACATGGTTCTGGATAATTTCTCTGCAACTGTCATTATTAAAGTATGTTATACggaagatataattaaatattgtacttAAACGCTttgattatatgtatatttttttatagatctCTGCGAAAATTAAAACAGTTTAGCAATTATAAGACGCACCTTAGTAAAACTAACTGCAATACGAGGTAAATTTAGGaacaatatacaaatatttttatattgatttgATTAATATGATgctataatatcaattatttatttttattttatgtatataatatttatttttgaacaGAATTGCCTTGAAGACAGTAAGCAGACAGAGGTGGAATGAATTACTAACTTGCATAAGATTAGTCTTAGATATAAGTTATGCAGTTAGTTATCTGCCATCTGGCACATTCTGGGGAGGACAGTTAAAAACTTGGCAAGTTGGGGCACTTGGAACATTGTCTTCCTTGATTGGTTTGTATCAAGCTTTAAGTAAACGAGCCAAACACAAAAGTACATAATATCTACAGTTAAGAATAAGGTGGCAAGAATTGTTACAATTATCagtatagatatatttttttatttctgttaatcaatttatataagaaattttgtgtaataaatgtcaaattaaagcataattaaaagaaaatgaatcttaattgtttaatctttttatgtaatttaaagcataattttatatattatgaaacaatACAATATTGTTAACATAATAAAGaacaatttattgtttttaatatatcaattttgtGTTACAAGGTATGTTTTAACAAGGATATATGCAGTAGGAAAAAAGCTAAagcaatataaattattgatatttcgGATAAAGCTTACTTGATTTTAAGCtaattagtatttatatatgtttactattgatcgaatcgtttttacatgttattcgaatgtcagtatttgtaaattatagatataggttctattatcaataaaagtgaaagaatAGGAGGCACTTTCTGTatgaacataaataaaaatattttgctaccTAGAGCACGATGTAATCATTGCCTCGCGAGTGGTTAAATCTCTTAAAAGTGTTAAGAAAACTTGACATTATGCGTACCAGTAGCAGTcttgtttctttaataatagATCACCCTGTATCGCGTGGTTAtcaatgatttaaaaataatttgtgttTTCCACGTTAGAATAAAATCTATGGAGATTATATTAAAAGGCACGACTTATTAAAAGTTTgtaaataagataatatttcCGATAAAAGAGcatctttaaaatttctgaCGGCTCATTATTCATTATCTTTTCGCCGTTAATTCGTTAGTTTTTAGTCTAAGAGTTTTTGTCGTTCATTAGTTTAGAACCATTCTTAGGCATTAGCAAAAACTGATCTTTTGTTTACTaaaaactttatgattacatTCGAAGCTTTtgtagaatatatgtatatatatacatatattattttgtatgttGTATTAAAGCACTTCATAGGAGTATTTtcttatgtatataataaccATATTGTTTGATAATTGTATTTGATGTaacacgatatattttttttgtatatttgttcCACTTCCTTAAACCAGGCGAAATTTTAATGACTCAGAAATGTGATAAATTCACCTTCCCTTTAATATGTGTTAAGTAATTCAGTACTATAGCAGTGTAACTTGCAGTtgattatatgaattttaaattatttaaatcttaaacTTATACTTTTATCTTGGATCATTATTAATGTATGATCATCATTAATATgtaatctataattatttaaaataaagaatataatatataaatcataatcactattatcataaatatcgaatatgaaatatttgaataacatCGTTTTATACTGTATCTGTTTCggtaattttctaaaaattgataatcATAACCTGAATTTTCTTCcagtataatttcaaatttcagaaattttaagTTCCAAATTTTAGACTTTAATTCGCCTTATTTTTGCCGATATTTATTCCCTACAATTATTCCGAacttcttataattttttttttaataacgatatttgtaattatttgcaACAAGAACCTTCAATTTGAATGAAGTACTGTAATTTAGATTAacttaaatatatcaaaattgaacaaattaaatataaattaatatgattaatataatttgtgtTATTAACTGATATTTACTTTATGATTTTGTTCATACTAACTATCAAATTCtcatataataacatttagtATCTAGCAGTTTGCATAAGCAGATATTTTTAAGGCCAGGAGTTTAAAAAGGGCAGAAGGTTCATTTGGAggaattattttctcgaacaataaaaagaaaaggaacaaaatgatgaaacaaaaaaggagGAACGACAAATGGAAGTCTATCtgcaaaaatatgatttttaattcactCAACAAAATGATATCAAAACATCAGAAACGCGATTAGAAGCAATATTGCAAAATCttcttgaaagaaaatacataacataatatcgtaacaaaaaataaaaacagaatCAAATTACTACAATCCGCTCCAGAATCGTAGACCATGTACTTCTCCATTTCGTCAACAGTTAAACAGTCCCTGTAAACGAAGCTCATAAAGGCTTATCGCCTTGGCTAAGAGTATAAATTATGATTACAATTGCCATTTTGGTAATAACCCTTACACTGtacaatgtaacgtaaaactacaacGACGGGCGATATCATCGACAAATGTCGGTATATAGCCTGGGTTCTAATTGGTACTCAAATTAAATGCGTTCTTCgcaaaaaataacaataattaaatgaacaaCTCCTCCTGCCGCTAGAATTCCACAATAATCTAATCTCATCGAACAGTGTACGATTAAGCGTAATATTTCGCCGATAGATTATTATAGCGGCGCGTTGTATTTTTGTggattttttaacattgtgAACTCATTCCTTCTCttgtttcgcttcttttttaacGATCGAGTGGCTTCccattttatcgtataaaaattattgtcacTATAAAAGCCACAATTGGACCCACACGGATTCAATGTAAATGCACACTCGTAACGcataattatcatataatgtGATGTGTTACTCAATGGCACAATTATTGCAATAAAACGATCAACAAGAGAACCAGTCCCTAAATAAAcgtactaaataaaaatactgtttGTTGAGAACGCGACTGTGGCCGCGTTCGAAATAGGAACTTTATGAGAAACACGATTTTTATCCATTAGTCTCTATACCGCGGACGTATGTGATAGTAACGATAATAAACAAATCGTTGCATTTGCCGATCAGCTGGTATGTCCGGTATTTCAATGTATATCGTCAAACCAGCTGCCCGCAGCTTTGCGATAAAAAACTAAGTTTGCACCCTGTCAGTAAGTCAGCTAGCGCAACGTCCTTGCAAAAACAAATAGtcaaaaaaaaatttttatgtgaCCATGGAAGAGAAGCTCAATAATTGTACTTAAATAGTGGGATTATTCGTTCCACGAGACCAGGAATTTACGTTTGGCGATAATCCGACCACTTGATTTGTCTTTGAATTGCGCATTAAAGGTTTATGATGCCACATTGATTCCATTGAGTGTTGCCATTGCCAGCAACTGCGACAAAAGTATCGGAAGCACACCTACAAATATGATagaatatagtaaaatatcttttatctaaaaaggaaaaaaaattctttcatacCACTTCACGACAAAAATAGGGTCCCTGTTGTACAGAACACCCTGAACACATGGAATCTTCTAAATATGGATCAACTTGCACCTATTAAAGACAATagattgtattataattttgttctcttaatatatcataaacatttcataaaattacgCGAACCTTCTTTGTAAATTTGGcagtttttatttctatgaaagCAGCTGAAATTGCTTTCATGTATGAATGTTTTGTACTAAATGTAACGCGGCCAGATCCAATTGGATATTTGTGTTTGTCAGTATCAATccctgaaattaaattttaatcttacTAATATGCATTTAATAATCGAGGTATGTCGATTTTTACCTGCATAAATAACGCCACGAAACAGATCATCCATAATTTTTGCTAAACCAGCGGCAGTTAGCATACCATGAAGAGCACCAACAAATACTGTTTTATGAGGATCAAGTTTTTGTGATGAGgattttacataattactGTCTTCAAGAATCCAAGGTATTACTTGTACCTATGTCAAAATTGTTACATATGATATTCATTACATGAATATTATAACTCTTACAAGAAATGCAATagaattttactaaaaaagaAGTAATATGCACCTCTTTTGCTTTCATACGTTTAgatgatattttgtaataccAACTGCCACCATTGGTAAAATCATGTGTACAACATGTCAATAAAGTTCTCACCTTaaacaatacatatatgttcTAGCtcgttaaaaacaaataaattagaaaagaagtaaagtactaaaaatatttaactacCTGTTTCTCtgattcaaatataatatatacatatcccTTTGGCTGCGTGGCAGACTGATCTTTTCCTGGCCATTCCACTCGTATTGGACCAAACTGCTTGAAAGTGGCGATTAAAAGGGATTCGGTGATATCCCAAGGTACACCACCAAGAAATACTTTAGATGAGTAACCTGATGGTTTTTGAGTGCGTTGCGGCAATATACCACTCCAAGTACAAGTTGGGTCAC
This genomic window from Bombus pyrosoma isolate SC7728 linkage group LG4, ASM1482585v1, whole genome shotgun sequence contains:
- the LOC122566721 gene encoding peroxisomal membrane protein 11C, with the translated sequence MIIALISEYLETHQGRDKFLRTLSYMAKFATLGISSNETEKKLKIFSSQMSECRMILRLLDDIPTIHYAMTYGWGKEEPDRLIRCVELMQILVDIMFGPVEHTFWASKHKLIKFDTEAWNNASTWFWIISLQLSLLKSLRKLKQFSNYKTHLSKTNCNTRIALKTVSRQRWNELLTCIRLVLDISYAVSYLPSGTFWGGQLKTWQVGALGTLSSLIGLYQALSKRAKHKST